GCTTGGTCGAGGGACGCCTGCCGGAGAAGGAGGGAGAGATAGCGGTCTCGCCCTCGGTGGCTAGGCAGGACGTCGCGGTCGGCAGCGCCATCGCCCTGAAGGAGGACCGGGCGGGTACGCATACCGCCGCCACAGTAGTGGGCGTGATCGCCCCTGGGCCCGAGATCACCCGTTGGGACGCCGGTGAGCAGTACATCTTCGCCACCGCCGACGAACGCGCCGCCCTGGGCCTGTCGACGGCGCCGGCGGCCCTGTACGTGACCGGCTCGGCGGGCACGAGCACACAGGATCTCATGGACTCCGTCTCCCAGACACTCCACGCGAACGGCCTGGGCGCCAGCGTCTACACCGCCTCCGACATCGTCATGATGCGCGCGTCCAACATGGGTGACATGAACTCCACCACGCAGATGCTGCTGCAGCTGCTCGGCCCGGTGTGCGCGGTGGTGGCCGGGATCGTGATCGCCACGACCTTCTCCACCCTGTTGGCGCGGCAGGCCCGGCAGACCGGTCTGCTGCGCTGCATCGGTGCGGGGCGGACCCAGGTGTTCGGTTCGGTGCTGCGCAGCGCTCTGGCGACCGGCCTGGTCGGCTCAATCATCGGCTCCCTCCTGGGCGTGGCGCTGGCCTCGCTGGTGGCTCGCTCCGGACTGGTGGAAGGCTTGGAGGCGCACTACCTGACGGTCAACCGGCAGACGATGGTGCTGTCGGTGGTGCTCAGCACCGCGGTGACGCTGGCGGCGGTGCTGCGCCCGGCCCGTCAAGCCACCCGCGTGTCTCCACTGGTGGCCCTGACCGGGCAGGTGGCCGACGAGCGTACGCTCAGCCGCCGCCGGATGGGGACCGCCGCTGCCGGGGTGGTGGTGGCCCTGATCGGCCTGGGCATCACCTGGCTGAGCATCTGGGCGCAGGTGGTCATCTACACGGCCCTGGGCGCGGTGCTCATGGTGCTGGGCGTGCTGGCGGGGCTGCCGTTGATCGTGGTCGGCGGGGCCCGGCTGGTGGAGCGGCTCGGCGGCGGGGCCCGTCGGCCCGTGCTGCAGCTGGCGGCCCGCAACCTCGCTCGCAACCCGGGGCGTGCCGCCGCCACCACCGCCTCTCTACTGGTCACGGTTACGGTAGGTGCCACCCTGCTGGCCGGCCTTATCAGCCTGAACGCGTCTATGAATGCAATCATAGCCGCCAACGCGCCGGTTGACATCCGGGTGGACGGAATCGCCACCGCCGATGACGCGGCGGCACTGGCCGCCCGGGTTGAGCAGGCGGACGGCGTTGAGAAGGCGACGGTGATTCCAGCGCTCGAAGCGGGCATCACTCCGAGCGCCGACGACGTCGATGAGATCACCGTCTCCGCAGTGGATACGGCCGCGGCCGCCCCGGTGGTGCGCTCCGACAAAAGTCTGGAGGGCCTCGACGACGACACCCTCGTCCTCTCCCGCGAGTACCGCCTGGAGGAGGGCGCCGCCGTCACCCTCACCGGCTCCAGGGGCAGCAGGGAACTGACCGTTCACCTGGCCGAGGGCGGCCTCGGGCCGGTAGTCTCCCCGGCGGTCGCCAGCCAGTTGGCGGGAGATGAGCCGACGGCCCTGTCCCTATGGGTGCGTACCGTCGGTGACGGTACCGACACGAGTGTGGTCACCGCGGTGCGTGACGCGCTGCAGCGGCCCGAACTGGTGGTCAGCAGCTCTGCCACCGAGCGTGCCGGCCTTTCCAGCGAGGTGAACCGCATTGTCACCATCATCGTTGCGGTTCTGGCCTTCACGCTGTTGATCACCCTGTCTGGGCTGGCCAACACCACGGACGTTAGCGTGTTGGAACGCTTCCGGGAGATCGGGGTGCTGCGCGCCACTGGGGTGCAGCGCGGCCAGGTACGGAGCCTGTTCATCACCGAGGCCGTGCTCACCTCCCTGCTGGGCGGGGTGCTCGGGGCGGTTATGGGGACGGTGTTCGGCATGGCGGCCCTGGTTGCCGTATTCGGGCTCGATGCCGCGGACAGCCTGGTGTTGCAGGTGCCCTGGCTGGGACTCGCCGGGATCCTGGTGGCCTCGGCGACCATCGGCGTGCTGGCGGCGCTGCGGCCCGCCGGCCGCGCCGCCGCCGTCGTCCCCTTGAGCGCGCTGGCGCAGGAGTAGAGCTCAGCTGACCTTGCCTACGCATTTGACTGCGCCACCCGCACCGAGCGGGTGGCGCAGTCACGTTGTATCGGCCAGCACCGACTCGACGTGAAAGGTTCGGCTATGCCGGTTCCGGACATTCTGGGGTAGCCCAATTGCGTTAGTCCCTGCCGCGGGCCCCAGCTCGTACTGGGCGGTTGGCCGGCGTCAGGGATTACCCCGAGCGGGTGTGGCTGTGGTCTCGTCCTGGAGGGTGATGGTGGGGTGGTGCGGAGGTAGTAGGTGGCGTTGAGACTTTCGTTCGTGTCTGGCCGGTAGTTCCGCCTTTCAGCGTATTTTCAACGGATTCTACGGATTCTAGAGTTGGTTCCGTCAAGCTAATAGAACCCGTTACGGAGGAATCCCCCATGTCCGCCCCCACCGAGTCCACCTACTTGGGTCTGTCCGGTGCCGACCCCGCCGTGCCGAAAGTGGTTGAGGCCCGCATGCTCACTAAGATCTACGGTACCGGCGGCGCGCAGGTCACCGCCCTGGACCACGTATCGCTGGCCGTCAGTCGGGGCCAGTTCGTGGCCGTCATGGGGCCCTCTGGTTCGGGCAAGTCCACCCTGCTGCACTGCCTGGCTGGCCTGGATACCCCGAACTCCGGCGCCGTGTTCATCGCCGGGAAGGACCTGGCCCGTATGAATGACCGCCAGCTGACGGCGGTGCGTCGCGACCGGCTCGGTTTCGTGTTCCAGGCCTTCAATCTGCTGCCGCAGTTGACCGCGGAGGAGAACATCTTGTTGCCGTTGCGGCTGGCCCACCGCAAACCCGAGCGGGACTGGTATGACGCCGTCATTGATTCCCTGGGGATCGGGGACCGGTTGGAGCATCGGCCCAGTGAGCTGTCCGGTGGCCAGCAGCAGCGTGTGGCGGTGGCCCGTGCGCTGGTGGGGCGGCCGGAGGTCGTCTTCGCCGACGAGCCCACCGGTGCTCTGGACACCGCGTCGGCCGCCTCCCTGCTGGAGACGCTGGCCCGCATGTGTGAGGCCCTGGGGCAGACGGTGGTCATGGTCACCCATGATCAGAACGCGGCCGGGGCCACCAACCGGATTATTCGGCTGCGCGATGGGCGGATCGTCGGCGACGACGTGCTCGCCCGCCCTGCCGGCCAGCACGCCGCCCCACCGACCGCAGTGCAGGGGGCCCACTGATGCCTCCCATGCTCGACCTGCGCCGCACCGTCGCCGCCCTGGTGGCCGTAGTCATGAGCGCAGCACTCATCG
This genomic stretch from Actinomyces qiguomingii harbors:
- a CDS encoding ABC transporter permease, with product MPAMLDLRRTLAALVAVAMSAALIVFSFIISDTATTQMTAAARASVGNADVVVLPEQGGELSEAAASTIAAAPGVAGVRSYSEGTIWIDRMGDSGGTEFTYVLDVPPLSGGTRLVEGRLPEKEGEIAVSPSVARQDVAVGSAIALKEDRAGTHTAATVVGVIAPGPEITRWDAGEQYIFATADERAALGLSTAPAALYVTGSAGTSTQDLMDSVSQTLHANGLGASVYTASDIVMMRASNMGDMNSTTQMLLQLLGPVCAVVAGIVIATTFSTLLARQARQTGLLRCIGAGRTQVFGSVLRSALATGLVGSIIGSLLGVALASLVARSGLVEGLEAHYLTVNRQTMVLSVVLSTAVTLAAVLRPARQATRVSPLVALTGQVADERTLSRRRMGTAAAGVVVALIGLGITWLSIWAQVVIYTALGAVLMVLGVLAGLPLIVVGGARLVERLGGGARRPVLQLAARNLARNPGRAAATTASLLVTVTVGATLLAGLISLNASMNAIIAANAPVDIRVDGIATADDAAALAARVEQADGVEKATVIPALEAGITPSADDVDEITVSAVDTAAAAPVVRSDKSLEGLDDDTLVLSREYRLEEGAAVTLTGSRGSRELTVHLAEGGLGPVVSPAVASQLAGDEPTALSLWVRTVGDGTDTSVVTAVRDALQRPELVVSSSATERAGLSSEVNRIVTIIVAVLAFTLLITLSGLANTTDVSVLERFREIGVLRATGVQRGQVRSLFITEAVLTSLLGGVLGAVMGTVFGMAALVAVFGLDAADSLVLQVPWLGLAGILVASATIGVLAALRPAGRAAAVVPLSALAQE
- a CDS encoding ABC transporter ATP-binding protein → MSAPTESTYLGLSGADPAVPKVVEARMLTKIYGTGGAQVTALDHVSLAVSRGQFVAVMGPSGSGKSTLLHCLAGLDTPNSGAVFIAGKDLARMNDRQLTAVRRDRLGFVFQAFNLLPQLTAEENILLPLRLAHRKPERDWYDAVIDSLGIGDRLEHRPSELSGGQQQRVAVARALVGRPEVVFADEPTGALDTASAASLLETLARMCEALGQTVVMVTHDQNAAGATNRIIRLRDGRIVGDDVLARPAGQHAAPPTAVQGAH